The following are encoded in a window of Coregonus clupeaformis isolate EN_2021a chromosome 34, ASM2061545v1, whole genome shotgun sequence genomic DNA:
- the LOC121549976 gene encoding zinc finger protein 438, which produces MMKSLQFRSIAPKAPAALVPSPAAVLSCQHPSALPEAASTAVSSKSILVPAQNYALMQVAGQEGTFSLVALPPSVSPQSPQQQQQQQQQPIQKNLKLPIPRYQPVRTKNTPEKVKSVTPTAGSARGVKTPTKVAVTSWEQRSIAAVKKKLSLPEPKEEPSEQVILIDSSASSEISALTALLPDNAVLYSGSPLERIAVVDTTTDHRSTPAHAPGPVTSMLQNLHYPSGGVTKSSPVKPSQEESSGKVAIRPCQPKPTAQQPQPHPQPASSSITVLSPAIFSKAVQIIPSPPKGKLPILPYSKMKSTLIPAAKLNLNAMSPKKAFPSQPGLSPYPSDPQSKTPETAEALCQNHMPNSLLQNQAQAKTTGTLSLLGMLQIQKPPGKKRGRKRKTMEDILAFEARKKRSLSFFRRRVPEKPSPSAVISSPLYKQQREVDISKKYRSIRPKPHHMLLMETVPQLVSLPSLTSSDSLDPELLVGHQLSAEVLEPGPPQPQPASTPLYLKGGPSQRVYLGSSQPLHRCPTCSRCFQFKHHLQSHMNSHTNSRPYLCPVCRKAYAHSGSLSTHMKLHHSDGRPRRTLRCEFCEKAFGYVGVYFSHLREVHKVILTVEPSISQHEDDVPVEGAMSPDLGDEQGQKEREDPVELQIKCSRCQAITPTFADMKLHLLYVHGEEVQVRLRDGAGGVGRSLRGGREAEDELVKHAAHYWRQLNEKRNLVRCGSCDEEFFSFSKLKRHILSHHQGGPENDGDGEGEPTGRSARGGRGVLRQGLVFNCVLCSQVLDSKEEVMEHWMGHHHCEETEVLWEALGSYSGDREMDSPDHSTR; this is translated from the exons ATGATGAAGAGCCTCCAGTTCAGAAGCATCGCCCCCAAGGCCCCAGCAGCGTTGGTTCCCTCCCCGGCCGCCGTCCTGTCCTGCCAGCACCCCTCTGCCCTCCCGGAAGCAGCCTCCACAGCCGTCAGCTCCAAGTCTATCCTGGTCCCGGCCCAGAACTATGCCCTGATGCAGGTGGCAGGGCAGGAGGGTACCTTCTCTCTGGTGGCCCTACCGCCCTCCGTATCCCCTCAGTCGccacagcagcaacaacagcagcagcaacagccaATCCAGAAAAACCTGAAGCTGCCCATCCCCAGGTACCAGCCAGTGAGGACCAAGAACACCCCGGAGAAGGTCAAATCAGTCACGCCCACCGCTGGCAGCGCCAGGGGGGTGAAGACACCCACCAAGGTTGCCGTGACATCCTGGGAACAACGGTCAATAGCAGCAGTAAAGAAGAAGTTGTCATTGCCTGAGCCCAAGGAGGAGCCATCAGAACAGGTCATACTGATCGACTCTTCAGCCTCCTCTGAGATCTCAGCCCTCACAGCCCTGCTCCCAGACAACGCTGTGCTCTACTCTGGCTCTCCGCTGGAGCGAATAGCAGTGGTGGACACCACCACCGACCACCGGTCCACTCCTGCCCACGCCCCCGGCCCTGTCACCAGCATGCTGCAGAACCTCCACTACCCATCTGGTGGCGTTACTAAAAGCTCCCCAGTCAAACCATCACAGGAGGAGAGCAGCGGTAAGGTTGCTATCAGGCCGTGCCAACCCAAACCTACAGCCCAacagccccagccccatccaCAGCCAGCTAGTAGCAGCATCACCGTCCTCTCTCCAGCCATCTTCAGCAAAGCTGTCCAGATCATCCCCTCCCCACCCAAGGGCAAGCTGCCCATCCTGCCCTACTCCAAGATGAAAAGCACCCTCATACCCGCCGCCAAACTCAACCTCAACGCCATGTCCCCCAAGAAGGCTTTCCCTAGCCAGCCCGGCCTTTCCCCTTATCCCTCTGATCCCCAGTCCAAGACCCCggagactgctgaggccctatgtCAGAACCACATGCCAAACTCCCTGCTGCAGAACCAGGCACAGGCCAAGACCACAGGCACCCTGTCGCTGCTGGGAATGCTACAGATCCAGAAACCACCGGgcaagaagagggggaggaagaggaagacaatggAGGACATTCTGGCCTTCGAGGCGAGGAAGAAGAGGTCGTTGTCGTTCTTTCGGAGGAGGGTGCCAGAGAAGCCTTCTCCCTCAGCCGTCATCTCCTCCCCGCTGTATAAACAGCAGAGGGAGGTGGACATCTCTAAGAAGTACCGCAGCATCAGACCCAAACCTCACCACATGCTGCTGATGGAGACTGTACCCCAGCTGGTCAGCCTgccctccctcacctcctctgACAGCCTGGATCCAGAGCTCCTCGTGGGGCATCAGCTCTCTGCCGAGGTCCTGGAGCCTGGtcctccccagccccagccagcctCTACCCCGCTATACCTGAAAGGGGGCCCTTCTCAGAGGGTCTACCTGGGCAGTAGCCAGCCCCTCCATCGCTGCCCTACCTGCAGCCGCTGCTTCCAGTTCAAACACCACCTCCAGAGCCATATGAACAGCCACACAAACAGCAGGCCTTACTTGTGTCCTGTGTGTCGTAAGGCCTATGCCCACTCTGGCTCCCTCAGCACCCACATGAAGCTGCACCACTCTGACGGGAGACCACGGCGGACGCTTCGCTGTGAGTTCTGTGAGAAGGCGTTTGGCTACGTGGGAGTGTACTTCAGCCATTTGAGGGAGGTGCATAAGGTCATCCTGACCGTGGAGCCGTCCATCAGCCAGCATGAAGATGATGTGCCTGTGGAGGG GGCCATGTCTCCAGACCTGGGGGACGAGCAGGGCCAGAAAGAGCGAGAGGACCCGGTGGAACTCCAGATCAAGTGTAGCCGCTGTCAGGCCATCACCCCCACCTTCGCTGACATGAAGCTGCACCTGCTGTACGTGCACGGAGAGGAGGTCCAGGTGCGCCTGCGGGACGGGGCTGGGGGGGTGGGAAGGTCACTGCGGGGGGGCCGGGAGGCAGAGGACGAGCTGGTGAAACACGCCGCCCACTACTGGCGCCAGCTCAACGAGAAGAGGAACCTAGTCCGGTGCGGGAGCTGTGATGAAGAGTTCTTCTCCTTCTCCAAGCTGAAGCGTCATATCCTCTCCCACCACCAGGGGGGACCGGAGaatgatggagatggagagggagagccGACCGGCCGCTCAGCCCGAGGAGGGAGAGGGGTCCTGAGGCAGGGATTGGTGTTTAACTGTGTGCTGTGCAGTCAGGTCCTGGACAGTAAGGAGGAGGTGATGGAGCACTGGATGGGCCACCACCACTGTGAGGAGACCGAGGTACTCTGGGAGGCCCTCGGCTCCTACTCGGGGGACAGGGAGATGGACTCGCCCGACCACAGCACACGTTAA